A single region of the Devosia sp. FJ2-5-3 genome encodes:
- a CDS encoding GyrI-like domain-containing protein, whose translation MMTLPEVIERKTQHYVYVPFTVRMDQMQKPADEGFPQIFAYLDKHGLEPEGAAFYNYRRINMAETLDVEAGIAVRSPGPEDGAVRAGTLPGGRFMTLEWHGHYDALEKVTGILIGWSRLTNQFFDMEAKPDGDHFACRLEIYETDPSEVPDPKDWVTTLSFKLSDA comes from the coding sequence ATGATGACTTTGCCGGAAGTGATCGAGAGAAAAACCCAGCACTATGTCTACGTGCCGTTCACAGTGCGCATGGACCAGATGCAGAAGCCAGCCGATGAGGGATTTCCTCAAATTTTCGCCTATCTCGATAAGCATGGTCTCGAGCCAGAAGGCGCGGCCTTCTACAACTACCGGCGGATTAACATGGCCGAGACGCTAGACGTGGAGGCAGGCATAGCAGTCCGCAGCCCGGGCCCTGAAGACGGCGCGGTGCGCGCCGGGACGTTGCCGGGTGGCCGGTTTATGACTTTGGAATGGCATGGCCACTATGATGCGCTCGAAAAGGTCACCGGCATCCTGATCGGCTGGTCGCGCCTTACCAACCAATTCTTCGACATGGAGGCCAAACCCGACGGCGATCATTTCGCCTGCCGCCTCGAAATCTATGAGACCGATCCGTCCGAGGTGCCAGATCCCAAGGATTGGGTGACCACACTCAGCTTCAAGCTTAGTGACGCCTAG
- a CDS encoding MFS transporter: MALRGFLRIYYAYVFLFDFMLGYAIYTALFSLEGLSITQIGILLAFWSGSAIVLEMPSGALSDHFDRRVLLVLAPLAKTLTFILWAVAAGNFWLYGLGFLFWSLAQAMQSGSREALLYERMAHDGRSADFDRALGRDNAAEGLGIGLGTLIGGFVGWYSFEWAIWLSIPPLLVATLLPYWLKDVRRSGPAGAKSDDMPGSYLLHFKDAVNEFRAHADLRFVTTYIAVGLVVFEILEEFDQLYYLATDVPVWAWGILAAGVEGCHAIASLYAYRLAGRPVLAWLLPLAGGALLVLSSIGASPYYVLILSLGYIVVAPMGVLAEARFHRVMEGRSRATTTSALVMAENIVGVFFTLVFGTLADSIGILPAYGWAGLAMVPLAVWVMWGETRGLRASD; this comes from the coding sequence ATGGCCCTGCGTGGTTTCCTCCGCATCTACTACGCCTATGTCTTCCTCTTCGACTTCATGCTGGGCTACGCCATTTACACGGCACTTTTCTCTCTGGAAGGCCTCAGCATCACCCAGATTGGCATCCTCCTCGCCTTCTGGTCAGGTTCCGCGATTGTCCTTGAAATGCCCTCCGGCGCCCTGTCGGACCACTTCGATCGGCGCGTATTGCTCGTCCTCGCGCCTCTCGCCAAAACCCTGACCTTCATCCTTTGGGCGGTCGCCGCAGGGAATTTCTGGCTCTATGGGCTCGGCTTTCTTTTCTGGAGTCTTGCCCAGGCCATGCAGTCCGGCTCGCGAGAGGCACTTCTCTATGAACGGATGGCACATGACGGACGCAGTGCGGATTTCGACCGGGCATTGGGCCGGGACAATGCAGCAGAAGGGTTGGGCATCGGTCTTGGCACACTCATCGGCGGGTTTGTGGGCTGGTACAGTTTTGAATGGGCGATCTGGCTTTCCATTCCGCCTCTGCTTGTCGCAACACTCCTTCCCTACTGGCTGAAAGATGTGCGCCGCAGTGGACCGGCAGGCGCGAAAAGCGATGACATGCCAGGCAGTTACCTCTTGCATTTCAAGGATGCCGTGAACGAATTTCGGGCCCACGCCGATCTGCGCTTCGTCACCACCTATATAGCGGTTGGACTGGTGGTCTTTGAAATCCTCGAGGAATTCGACCAGCTCTATTACCTTGCCACGGATGTTCCCGTCTGGGCCTGGGGCATATTGGCCGCGGGCGTGGAGGGGTGTCACGCCATCGCCAGCCTTTACGCATATCGGCTGGCCGGGAGGCCCGTGCTCGCCTGGCTGCTTCCCTTGGCGGGTGGCGCTCTTCTGGTTCTCTCTTCGATCGGCGCGTCACCGTATTATGTGCTGATCTTGTCCCTCGGCTATATCGTCGTGGCGCCAATGGGGGTGCTGGCCGAGGCGCGCTTCCATCGGGTCATGGAGGGTCGAAGCCGCGCCACAACGACTTCGGCGCTGGTCATGGCCGAGAACATCGTCGGCGTTTTCTTCACCCTCGTTTTTGGTACCCTTGCCGACTCCATCGGGATACTCCCCGCCTATGGCTGGGCAGGCCTCGCCATGGTTCCACTGGCAGTTTGGGTGATGTGGGGCGAAACCCGCGGATTGCGGGCGAGTGACTAG
- a CDS encoding NADH:ubiquinone oxidoreductase subunit NDUFA12, protein MKQFLTEIFSWWSGNTWGTRLWIKRFGQYVGSDEFGNRYYQDTKADRRYVTYNGPADASTIPPGWYGWMHHRSNVVPSEAKYEPHPWEKPHQKNLTGTAAAYRPDGSLLNKGERPRVTGDYQAWSPE, encoded by the coding sequence ATCAAGCAATTTCTAACTGAAATCTTCTCCTGGTGGAGCGGCAATACCTGGGGTACGCGCCTCTGGATCAAGCGCTTTGGACAATATGTCGGCAGCGATGAGTTCGGTAATCGCTACTATCAGGACACGAAGGCCGATCGCCGCTATGTGACATATAACGGTCCGGCAGATGCCTCGACGATCCCTCCCGGCTGGTATGGCTGGATGCATCACCGCTCCAATGTCGTTCCCAGCGAAGCCAAGTACGAGCCGCATCCTTGGGAAAAGCCGCACCAGAAAAACCTGACTGGTACGGCCGCTGCCTATCGTCCCGATGGCAGCCTGCTGAACAAGGGCGAACGTCCGCGCGTTACCGGTGACTACCAAGCCTGGTCGCCCGAATAA
- the accB gene encoding acetyl-CoA carboxylase biotin carboxyl carrier protein: MTKSSQVDHDLIRAIAELLNKENLVEIEIEQEDFRVRVTRSYPVEAPAYAPPMQYMSAPQAAPAAAPVSSIPAAAPAAKEDLASNPGTLTSPMVGTAYRSPEPGKPTFVEVGAKVSEGQTVLIIEAMKTMNQIPAHRSGTVTRILVDDAQPVEYGEPLVVIE; encoded by the coding sequence ATGACCAAGTCATCTCAGGTGGATCATGACCTGATCCGCGCCATCGCCGAACTGCTCAACAAGGAAAATCTTGTCGAGATCGAGATCGAGCAGGAAGACTTCCGGGTCCGCGTAACGCGTTCCTATCCTGTCGAGGCGCCCGCCTACGCGCCGCCCATGCAGTACATGTCCGCGCCTCAGGCAGCACCTGCCGCAGCGCCAGTGTCCAGCATTCCGGCTGCCGCTCCCGCCGCCAAGGAAGACCTGGCCTCCAATCCGGGTACGTTGACATCTCCGATGGTCGGCACTGCCTATCGTTCGCCCGAGCCCGGCAAGCCCACTTTCGTGGAAGTTGGCGCTAAGGTCTCCGAAGGCCAGACCGTCCTCATCATCGAGGCGATGAAGACCATGAACCAGATTCCAGCGCATCGCTCCGGTACGGTCACCCGCATCCTGGTCGACGACGCCCAACCGGTCGAATATGGCGAGCCGCTCGTCGTCATCGAGTAA
- the aroQ gene encoding type II 3-dehydroquinate dehydratase produces the protein MAKHVLVLNGPNLNMLGKREPGIYGAQTLADVEALCRSTADELGLTVDCRQSNIEGELVTWIQEALGTADGILINPGAYSHTSVAIHDAFKAVALPVAEVHISNIHQRESFRHHSYVSAVAFGVICGFGTLGYKLALHALAEKLA, from the coding sequence ATGGCAAAGCACGTTCTCGTCCTCAACGGCCCGAACCTCAATATGCTCGGCAAGCGCGAGCCCGGAATCTACGGTGCACAGACACTGGCCGATGTTGAGGCGCTCTGTCGGAGCACAGCCGACGAATTGGGGCTGACCGTGGATTGCCGCCAATCGAACATCGAAGGCGAATTGGTCACCTGGATCCAGGAGGCACTCGGCACCGCCGACGGCATCCTGATCAATCCCGGTGCCTATTCCCACACATCGGTTGCCATTCACGACGCCTTCAAGGCCGTCGCGCTTCCGGTAGCCGAAGTTCACATCAGCAACATTCACCAGCGCGAGTCCTTCCGACATCATTCCTATGTGTCGGCGGTAGCGTTCGGCGTCATTTGCGGCTTTGGGACGCTTGGATATAAGCTTGCGCTCCATGCTTTGGCCGAAAAACTCGCATAA
- a CDS encoding APH(3') family aminoglycoside O-phosphotransferase, whose amino-acid sequence MTIPANLPESFGPLASLDWAPITHGRSGAHVWRILLGDGNSVFLKTEELHPLGELPGEIERLSWLTRMGFKAPRVIDAEQSADRVWLLMSAVPGEDLTHYPDRPDEFVRIYAQGLKRIHALDPTNCTFDHGIDARLALAAQRLAAGLVDETDFDAQRLGRPPADLLAWLHDNRPEVGTPIVTHGDASTPNVLALAGRFSGLVDCGRMGVADVWQDLAIAARSIADNIGEEHVPKFFRAYGAEFNPHRYEFYCTLDEFF is encoded by the coding sequence ATGACCATTCCTGCCAATTTGCCCGAGAGCTTCGGTCCCCTGGCCAGCCTTGATTGGGCGCCGATCACCCACGGTCGGTCCGGTGCCCATGTCTGGCGCATCCTTCTGGGGGACGGCAATTCGGTCTTCCTCAAGACCGAAGAACTGCACCCGCTCGGGGAACTGCCGGGCGAGATCGAGCGGCTCAGCTGGCTTACCCGCATGGGCTTCAAGGCTCCGCGCGTCATAGATGCCGAGCAGTCGGCCGATCGGGTCTGGCTGCTCATGAGCGCCGTCCCCGGCGAAGATCTCACGCACTATCCCGACCGCCCGGACGAATTCGTCCGCATCTACGCCCAAGGCCTCAAGCGCATTCACGCGCTCGACCCCACAAATTGCACCTTCGATCACGGCATAGATGCCCGCCTGGCCCTAGCCGCGCAAAGGCTGGCGGCGGGCCTGGTTGACGAGACCGACTTCGACGCACAGCGGCTTGGCCGTCCGCCCGCCGATCTCCTCGCCTGGCTCCACGACAATCGACCGGAGGTCGGCACGCCGATCGTTACCCATGGCGATGCCTCCACGCCGAATGTGTTGGCATTGGCCGGACGCTTTTCCGGCCTCGTGGATTGCGGCCGCATGGGCGTAGCCGATGTCTGGCAGGACCTTGCCATAGCCGCCCGCAGCATAGCCGATAATATCGGAGAGGAGCATGTGCCCAAATTTTTCCGGGCCTACGGTGCGGAATTTAACCCGCACCGCTACGAATTCTACTGCACCTTGGACGAGTTCTTCTAG
- the accC gene encoding acetyl-CoA carboxylase biotin carboxylase subunit, whose product MFQKVLIANRGEIALRILRACKELGIQTVAVHSTADANAMHVRLADESVCIGPNAAKDSYLNIPSILAACEITGADAVHPGYGFLSENARFAKILGEHNITFIGPSAHHIEIMGDKITAKKTAVELGIPVVPGSPGAVETEQQALKTAKDIGYPVLIKATAGGGGRGMKVAQSESELLVAWSTARSEAKAAFGNDSVYMEKYLGKPRHIEVQILGDGQGNAVHLGVRDCSLQRRHQKVWEEAGGPTISPQERDQIGEICAVAMRKLKYSGAGTIEFLYENGEFYFIEMNTRLQVEHPVTERITGIDIVYEQIRVASGEALSMTQEKVQFNGHAIEVRINAEDPQTFAPSPGTITFYHPAGGVGIRVDSAVYQGYRIPPYYDSLIGKLIVFGRTREECLKRLSRAVDEFVIDGVKTTLPLFQRLLKEPDIIAGNYDIHWLEKFLADNKA is encoded by the coding sequence GTGTTCCAGAAAGTCCTGATCGCCAACCGCGGCGAAATTGCCCTGCGCATCCTGCGCGCCTGCAAGGAACTCGGCATCCAGACCGTGGCAGTCCATTCGACTGCCGACGCCAACGCGATGCATGTGCGCCTTGCCGATGAGAGCGTCTGCATTGGCCCAAATGCGGCCAAGGACAGCTATCTCAACATCCCATCGATCCTTGCCGCATGCGAGATCACGGGGGCCGACGCCGTCCACCCAGGCTATGGCTTCCTGTCCGAAAACGCCCGTTTCGCCAAGATCCTTGGCGAGCACAACATTACCTTCATTGGCCCCTCGGCCCATCATATCGAGATCATGGGTGACAAGATCACCGCCAAGAAGACGGCGGTCGAGCTCGGCATTCCCGTGGTTCCAGGGTCTCCTGGCGCTGTCGAGACCGAGCAACAGGCGCTCAAGACCGCCAAGGACATTGGCTATCCAGTCCTGATCAAGGCCACTGCCGGTGGTGGTGGTCGCGGCATGAAGGTCGCTCAGTCCGAATCCGAACTGCTGGTGGCCTGGTCGACTGCTCGGTCCGAGGCCAAGGCGGCTTTCGGCAATGACAGCGTCTATATGGAAAAATACCTCGGCAAGCCGCGTCATATCGAGGTTCAGATCCTCGGCGATGGCCAGGGCAATGCCGTGCATCTGGGCGTGCGAGACTGTTCGCTGCAGCGGCGCCACCAGAAGGTCTGGGAAGAAGCAGGCGGGCCGACGATCAGTCCGCAGGAACGTGACCAGATCGGCGAAATCTGCGCCGTCGCCATGCGCAAGCTGAAATATTCCGGCGCCGGCACCATCGAGTTTCTTTACGAGAACGGCGAGTTCTATTTCATTGAAATGAACACGCGCCTGCAGGTCGAACACCCGGTTACGGAGCGCATCACCGGCATCGATATCGTCTATGAGCAGATCCGCGTCGCCTCTGGCGAGGCCCTCTCCATGACTCAGGAAAAGGTGCAGTTCAATGGCCACGCCATCGAAGTGCGCATCAATGCCGAGGATCCGCAGACCTTTGCTCCGTCGCCGGGCACGATCACTTTTTATCACCCGGCCGGTGGCGTCGGGATCCGTGTCGATTCAGCCGTCTATCAGGGCTACAGGATACCGCCCTATTACGACTCGCTGATCGGCAAGCTGATCGTCTTCGGGCGCACGCGTGAGGAATGCCTCAAGCGGTTGAGCCGGGCAGTCGACGAGTTCGTCATCGACGGCGTCAAAACCACCCTGCCCCTGTTCCAGCGTCTTCTCAAGGAGCCGGACATCATCGCCGGCAATTACGATATCCACTGGCTGGAAAAATTCTTGGCAGACAACAAGGCTTGA
- a CDS encoding DsbA family protein encodes MSRLTLVLVAALGVVGGAFGYSVLNQPKLEMDAAAVRAVVDEALAAREAQAAAVAPVAPVIADIDPAVLNPMIEQFLLSDPKLLQRMSVALEDTLRVEEQSKAQTAIASMHDQIYNGPGQVVVGNPDGDVTLVEFFDYNCGYCRSALPDLATLLAEDPNLKVVLKEFPILSNESIDAARVAVLVGETDADYWAFHEALFSGRGKVDKSVALAAAQEIGLSPVSLEIQMADERVAKSIQSSYQIAQALGITGTPTYIIGNEIIPGAIGIDGLRERIANMRECGETVCS; translated from the coding sequence ATGAGCCGCCTCACCCTCGTTCTTGTTGCTGCCCTCGGTGTCGTGGGAGGCGCATTTGGATACTCCGTGCTGAACCAACCCAAGCTGGAGATGGACGCTGCGGCGGTGCGCGCTGTCGTCGACGAGGCGCTCGCAGCTCGGGAAGCACAGGCTGCGGCGGTCGCACCGGTAGCTCCCGTCATAGCTGACATTGATCCTGCCGTTCTCAATCCGATGATCGAGCAGTTCCTGCTCAGCGATCCGAAACTTCTCCAGCGCATGTCGGTGGCACTCGAAGACACGCTGCGCGTGGAAGAGCAGTCCAAGGCCCAAACGGCGATCGCCTCCATGCATGACCAGATCTACAATGGTCCGGGGCAAGTCGTGGTCGGCAATCCGGACGGCGACGTCACCCTGGTCGAGTTCTTCGACTATAATTGCGGATATTGCCGCTCCGCCCTGCCCGACCTCGCCACATTGCTGGCGGAGGATCCCAACCTCAAGGTCGTCCTCAAGGAATTTCCGATCCTCTCCAATGAATCGATCGATGCGGCACGCGTCGCGGTGCTCGTCGGCGAGACCGACGCGGACTATTGGGCTTTCCACGAAGCGCTCTTCAGCGGCCGCGGCAAGGTGGACAAGTCAGTCGCCCTCGCCGCCGCCCAGGAGATCGGCCTCAGCCCTGTCAGCCTTGAAATCCAGATGGCGGACGAGCGCGTCGCAAAGTCGATCCAGTCGTCCTACCAAATCGCCCAGGCTCTCGGAATCACTGGAACGCCGACCTACATCATCGGCAACGAGATCATTCCAGGCGCGATAGGGATCGATGGCCTGCGCGAGCGCATCGCCAATATGCGGGAATGTGGGGAAACCGTTTGCAGCTAG
- the aat gene encoding leucyl/phenylalanyl-tRNA--protein transferase has protein sequence MAKRSDPFDLDITPELIIRAYCAGIFPMAEDAGDDDLFWVSPEERGILPLDGFQFSKSLRKTMRKSGWDIRVDTDFEAVIEGCATVGEDRNSTWINGTIRAVYGELFRRGVAHTVEVWDADELVGGLYGLAIGAAFFGESMFHRRTDASKAAMAHLVERLNAGGFQLLDTQFLTPHLASLGGIEIPRAEYEDRLGRATTLAADWTALDRNT, from the coding sequence ATGGCCAAACGCTCCGACCCCTTCGACCTCGACATCACCCCCGAACTCATCATCCGGGCCTATTGCGCTGGCATTTTTCCGATGGCTGAAGACGCCGGGGATGACGACCTCTTCTGGGTCAGCCCGGAAGAGCGCGGGATCCTCCCGCTCGATGGTTTTCAGTTCAGCAAGAGCCTGCGCAAGACGATGCGCAAATCCGGCTGGGATATCCGCGTCGATACCGATTTTGAGGCTGTCATCGAAGGCTGTGCGACCGTCGGCGAGGATCGCAACTCCACCTGGATCAACGGCACTATCCGGGCCGTCTATGGCGAACTCTTCCGACGCGGTGTGGCGCACACGGTAGAGGTCTGGGACGCTGATGAACTGGTCGGCGGCCTCTACGGCCTAGCCATCGGCGCGGCTTTTTTCGGTGAGTCCATGTTCCACCGTCGCACCGACGCATCAAAGGCCGCCATGGCCCATCTTGTCGAGCGCCTCAATGCCGGCGGCTTCCAGCTTCTCGACACCCAGTTTCTCACGCCGCACCTGGCCTCGTTGGGCGGCATCGAAATTCCTCGCGCCGAATATGAAGACCGGCTCGGCCGCGCCACGACACTGGCGGCGGACTGGACGGCATTGGATCGAAACACATGA
- a CDS encoding SDR family oxidoreductase has protein sequence MLLKNRIAIVYGGSGAVGGAVASAFAREGAVVHLAARGRERLEETAADIRSRGGIAFTDVVDALDKAAVERHFERVASTGPVKIVFSAIDWGDSQGQDLSVMDFGRFMLPVERGLKSWFNIGGMAARHMASNGGGVILGITANAAREAYTQMGGFGVACAAVEHFLRHLAVENGPQGVRCCWVRSPGSPDAPGVREAWLIHARERGISFDEMHREVAKDTPLRRISSLGQVADAAVLLASDLASSMTSTFANATGGAQID, from the coding sequence ATGTTGCTCAAGAACCGGATCGCCATAGTTTATGGCGGCAGTGGTGCAGTTGGCGGCGCCGTAGCGAGCGCTTTTGCCCGCGAGGGCGCGGTCGTGCATCTGGCGGCACGGGGCAGGGAGCGCCTGGAGGAGACGGCTGCGGATATCCGCTCGCGCGGCGGCATCGCCTTCACCGATGTGGTGGATGCACTCGACAAGGCTGCGGTCGAGCGCCATTTCGAGCGCGTGGCCAGCACCGGACCGGTAAAAATCGTCTTCAGTGCCATCGACTGGGGAGACTCGCAGGGCCAGGACCTCAGCGTGATGGATTTTGGTCGCTTCATGCTTCCGGTCGAGCGGGGGCTGAAATCCTGGTTCAATATTGGCGGCATGGCTGCACGGCACATGGCGTCCAATGGTGGCGGCGTCATTCTCGGCATTACCGCAAATGCCGCGCGCGAGGCCTACACGCAGATGGGCGGATTCGGCGTCGCCTGTGCGGCGGTTGAGCATTTCCTCCGGCATCTGGCGGTCGAAAACGGCCCACAGGGCGTACGCTGCTGTTGGGTACGGTCGCCGGGGTCGCCTGACGCACCGGGTGTGCGCGAAGCCTGGCTCATCCATGCGCGCGAGCGCGGCATCAGTTTTGACGAGATGCATCGGGAGGTTGCCAAGGATACGCCGTTGCGCCGTATTTCGTCACTGGGCCAAGTGGCCGACGCCGCCGTCCTGCTGGCCAGCGACTTGGCATCCAGCATGACATCCACATTTGCGAACGCCACTGGTGGCGCTCAGATCGACTAG
- a CDS encoding DUF2155 domain-containing protein: protein MLLAGFVAAALPVSAQPIANPVAMLAGLDKITGRITRFDVYIDETVLFGALEITPRACYSRPSNDTLQRTSAFLEVDQRNLDGTAKRLFTGWVFADSPALNAVDHPIYDVWLIECKTSTNVPPPDER from the coding sequence CTGCTCCTGGCGGGCTTCGTCGCCGCGGCCCTTCCGGTTTCGGCACAACCGATTGCCAATCCCGTGGCCATGCTGGCCGGTCTCGACAAGATCACCGGCCGTATCACGCGTTTCGATGTCTATATCGACGAGACCGTCCTTTTCGGCGCGCTCGAAATCACCCCACGCGCCTGTTATAGCCGCCCGTCCAATGACACGCTGCAACGCACGTCCGCGTTTCTGGAAGTTGACCAGCGCAATCTCGATGGCACGGCCAAGCGCCTGTTCACCGGCTGGGTTTTTGCGGACAGCCCGGCGCTGAACGCGGTCGACCACCCGATCTATGACGTTTGGCTGATCGAGTGCAAAACCTCGACCAATGTTCCGCCTCCGGACGAGCGCTGA